The following are from one region of the Desulfovibrio sp. JC010 genome:
- the eno gene encoding phosphopyruvate hydratase, with protein sequence MSTITAVWAREILDSRGNPTVEVEVVLESGATGRAAVPSGASTGTREALELRDGDKDRYKGKGVQVAVANVREEVAEALVGQDALRQVTIDNILIELDGTENKERLGANAMLGVSMAVARAGANLLGIPLYQYLGGVNGKLLPVPMMNIINGGEHAPNNLDIQEFMIMPIGAETFAEALRMGAEIFHTLKGLLAADGHNTAVGDEGGFAPNLESHAQAFEYIMKAIEAAGYRPGADVALAIDAAASEFYKDGKYVLAGENKEFDAQGMIDFYADFVERFPLISIEDGLAEGDWEGWVKMTDDLGEKIQLVGDDLFVTNPEILAEGIERGACNSILIKLNQIGTLTETLDTMELAKTAGYTNVVSHRSGETSDHFIADLAVGLNAGQIKTGSLCRSDRLAKYNQLLRIEEDLEDDGIYYGPALKEAFFGED encoded by the coding sequence ATGAGTACTATTACCGCAGTATGGGCGAGAGAAATTCTCGACTCCAGAGGTAACCCCACCGTAGAAGTTGAAGTTGTTCTTGAATCCGGCGCCACCGGCCGTGCAGCTGTTCCCTCCGGAGCATCCACCGGTACCCGTGAAGCCCTCGAACTGCGTGACGGCGATAAAGACCGTTACAAAGGTAAAGGCGTACAGGTTGCTGTTGCCAACGTTCGTGAAGAAGTCGCTGAAGCTCTGGTCGGTCAGGATGCCCTGCGTCAGGTTACCATCGATAACATTCTCATCGAGCTGGACGGCACTGAAAACAAGGAACGTCTCGGCGCAAACGCAATGCTCGGCGTTTCCATGGCTGTTGCCCGCGCTGGCGCAAACCTGCTCGGCATTCCCCTTTACCAGTACCTCGGCGGTGTAAACGGCAAGCTCCTGCCTGTTCCCATGATGAACATCATCAACGGTGGCGAGCACGCACCCAACAACCTCGATATTCAGGAATTCATGATCATGCCCATCGGTGCTGAGACCTTCGCTGAAGCTCTGCGCATGGGTGCTGAAATTTTCCACACCCTGAAAGGTCTGCTGGCTGCTGACGGCCACAACACCGCTGTTGGTGACGAAGGCGGCTTCGCGCCGAACCTCGAGTCCCACGCACAGGCTTTCGAATACATCATGAAAGCCATCGAAGCCGCAGGTTACCGTCCCGGTGCTGACGTAGCTCTCGCTATCGACGCAGCTGCTTCCGAATTCTACAAAGACGGCAAGTACGTACTGGCCGGTGAAAACAAGGAATTCGACGCTCAGGGCATGATCGATTTCTACGCTGACTTCGTAGAGCGTTTCCCGCTCATCTCCATTGAAGACGGCCTTGCAGAAGGCGACTGGGAAGGCTGGGTAAAAATGACCGACGATCTCGGTGAAAAAATCCAGCTCGTTGGTGACGACCTTTTCGTAACCAACCCCGAAATCCTTGCTGAAGGTATCGAGCGCGGTGCTTGTAACTCCATTCTGATCAAGCTGAACCAGATCGGTACCCTGACCGAAACCCTCGACACCATGGAACTGGCCAAGACCGCAGGCTACACCAACGTTGTATCCCACCGTTCCGGTGAAACCAGCGACCACTTCATCGCTGACCTCGCAGTAGGTCTGAACGCAGGCCAGATCAAGACCGGCTCTCTGTGCCGCTCCGACCGTCTCGCCAAGTACAACCAGCTGCTGCGCATCGAGGAAGACCTCGAAGATGATGGCATCTACTACGGTCCCGCTCTGAAGGAAGCTTTCTTCGGCGAAGACTAG